A window from Microbacterium ginsengiterrae encodes these proteins:
- a CDS encoding choice-of-anchor G family protein, with protein MAVPFSRRPPGRSARGVTVGASALGVSALMIFGSIVPAAADADELSEADSRFVTVSGVDLSAPEFANTYSAAPGGPATATSIFDSSVFDALGDRVALLQGGHGRVPLVHDGSAGLLAVNQNDIVGFSTSPNLITSIAANGAVDPTTGDFTDSSSGGSVVNLDAAFDALRVEPLTRHVLSQIDLQVGTVASRAVADAYSGASGDYRLDGLRLQLTSPLLTELPSLIDGTLNAATFVIREALAAALPGGQLSLPAGTIPDVPVGVGTLVVDGATLTVNAPDFDDVVSEVMADGVVVVSDDGVATVDLNTGEISIDLAPLFGGSVDGLPANTDVFTTDNMGAISNAVANALSKTTPLFAGGVVSALHATPLGMSLDASFVMAPNSVTPNLNDLTVATGTLSGSGSLDDFANGDSVFTSSFVQAPGLPACARALVLGFCPAPTATVVGGAILAINAGVPTLAPEAIAALAGPLLAGLEEAEDAVIAQLDTAIAGVYQRITKAFKGLMPALARVVINEQSTGDLGGDSLSARAAGDSFSVQALGVTMMPTFSGSSQAHIGLAISTVRAVADPAVDIVEPETKAGGTVTIEGTGWNPAGGPVVLVFTDADGDPVGEPVEAEVAPDGTIIVTWEVPEGTADGELTLTATQGDLSRTDVVTVDNPVIPPTPEPTPTPDPEPTPDPQPTNPADNTGGLATTGTELPLLLGGAVLALLIGGTFLASRTRRS; from the coding sequence ATGGCCGTACCCTTTTCGCGCAGACCGCCGGGCCGAAGCGCCCGCGGCGTCACCGTCGGAGCATCCGCACTCGGTGTGAGCGCACTCATGATCTTCGGATCGATCGTCCCGGCTGCGGCCGACGCGGACGAACTGTCCGAGGCCGATTCCCGGTTCGTCACGGTGAGCGGCGTCGATCTGAGCGCCCCCGAGTTCGCGAACACGTATTCCGCTGCTCCGGGTGGGCCCGCGACGGCGACCTCGATCTTCGACTCGTCCGTGTTCGACGCCCTGGGCGACCGGGTCGCGCTGCTGCAGGGCGGCCACGGGCGCGTGCCGCTCGTCCACGACGGATCCGCCGGGCTCCTCGCCGTGAACCAGAACGACATCGTCGGCTTCTCGACGAGCCCGAACCTCATCACCTCGATCGCAGCGAACGGCGCAGTCGATCCGACGACCGGCGACTTCACCGACAGCTCGAGCGGGGGATCGGTCGTCAACCTCGACGCCGCCTTCGACGCACTCCGCGTCGAGCCGCTGACCCGCCACGTCCTCAGCCAGATCGACCTCCAGGTCGGCACGGTCGCGAGCCGTGCGGTCGCCGATGCCTACAGCGGTGCGAGCGGCGACTACCGCCTCGACGGACTGCGCCTGCAGCTGACGAGCCCACTGCTGACGGAACTGCCGAGTCTGATCGACGGCACCCTGAACGCGGCGACGTTCGTCATTCGCGAGGCCCTCGCCGCGGCGCTCCCCGGGGGCCAGCTCTCGCTGCCGGCGGGGACGATCCCCGACGTGCCGGTCGGAGTCGGCACACTCGTGGTCGACGGCGCGACGCTCACGGTGAACGCACCGGACTTTGACGACGTCGTGAGCGAGGTCATGGCCGACGGAGTGGTGGTCGTCAGCGATGACGGCGTCGCCACCGTCGACCTGAACACGGGAGAGATCTCCATCGACCTCGCGCCGCTGTTCGGCGGCAGCGTCGACGGTCTCCCCGCGAACACCGACGTCTTCACCACCGACAACATGGGAGCGATCTCGAACGCTGTCGCCAACGCGCTCAGCAAGACGACGCCCCTCTTCGCCGGCGGTGTCGTCAGCGCCCTCCACGCCACGCCCCTGGGCATGAGCCTCGACGCCAGCTTCGTCATGGCACCGAACTCCGTCACGCCGAACCTCAACGACCTCACCGTCGCCACCGGAACGCTCAGCGGCTCGGGCAGCCTCGACGACTTCGCGAACGGCGACAGCGTCTTCACGTCATCGTTCGTGCAGGCGCCGGGCCTTCCGGCCTGCGCGCGTGCGCTTGTGCTCGGATTCTGCCCGGCACCGACCGCGACCGTCGTCGGCGGCGCGATCCTCGCGATCAACGCCGGCGTGCCCACCCTCGCTCCGGAAGCCATCGCTGCGCTCGCCGGCCCCCTCCTGGCCGGACTGGAGGAGGCGGAGGATGCCGTCATCGCCCAGCTCGACACCGCCATCGCCGGCGTCTACCAGCGCATCACGAAGGCCTTCAAGGGTCTGATGCCCGCGCTCGCCCGCGTCGTGATCAACGAGCAGTCGACGGGTGACCTCGGTGGCGACTCCCTCTCCGCGCGTGCAGCCGGCGACTCCTTCTCGGTGCAGGCACTCGGCGTGACGATGATGCCGACCTTCAGCGGCTCGAGCCAGGCGCACATCGGCCTGGCGATCTCCACGGTGCGCGCGGTAGCGGACCCCGCAGTGGACATCGTCGAGCCCGAGACGAAGGCCGGCGGCACGGTGACGATCGAGGGCACCGGATGGAACCCCGCCGGCGGCCCGGTCGTGCTCGTGTTCACCGACGCAGACGGTGATCCTGTGGGCGAGCCCGTCGAAGCGGAGGTCGCCCCGGACGGGACGATCATCGTGACCTGGGAGGTCCCGGAGGGCACCGCGGACGGCGAGCTGACGCTGACGGCGACCCAGGGCGACCTGAGCCGCACCGACGTGGTGACCGTCGACAACCCGGTGATCCCGCCGACGCCGGAGCCCACGCCGACGCCGGACCCGGAGCCGACCCCGGACCCGCAGCCGACCAACCCCGCTGACAACACGGGTGGCCTTGCGACCACGGGCACCGAGCTGCCGCTGCTGCTCGGCGGGGCGGTCCTCGCGCTTCTCATCGGAGGCACGTTCCTCGCGAGCCGGACGCGCCGCAGCTAG
- a CDS encoding Ppx/GppA phosphatase family protein, with protein sequence MRLGILDIGSNTVHLLAADARPGGRPHATTSDRSVVRLMRFLTPEGAISEEGVQALVDAVARARRIAEDERVDTLLATATSAVREALNGEEVMARIERALGSPLQVLTGEEEAELTFLAVRRWFGWDAGRILLLDIGGGSFEFAAGGDELPEVAASVPLGAGRMTVQFLPEDPPGEDAVERLRVHAREVLAPVADRLNALPAPDHLVGSSKAIRSLANLAGREVSGLGFDRTVMSRSSLKSWIPRLARIPASARQELPGITPDRTFQIVAAAVCLHTAMKMLDIDEIEVSPWALREGVLLRYTESMTWGGAGI encoded by the coding sequence GTGCGCTTGGGAATCCTCGACATCGGGTCGAACACCGTCCACCTGCTCGCCGCCGATGCCCGCCCCGGCGGCAGACCGCACGCCACGACCAGTGACCGCAGCGTCGTGCGCCTCATGCGGTTCCTCACCCCGGAAGGCGCGATCAGCGAAGAGGGAGTGCAGGCCCTCGTGGATGCCGTCGCCCGTGCCCGCCGCATCGCCGAGGACGAGCGGGTCGACACCCTGCTCGCGACCGCGACGAGCGCGGTGCGCGAGGCGCTCAACGGCGAAGAGGTCATGGCGCGCATAGAGCGCGCGCTCGGCTCGCCCCTGCAGGTCCTCACCGGTGAGGAGGAGGCCGAGCTCACCTTCCTCGCGGTGCGTCGGTGGTTCGGGTGGGATGCCGGTCGCATCCTGCTCCTCGACATCGGAGGCGGCTCGTTCGAGTTCGCCGCGGGTGGCGACGAGCTGCCGGAGGTGGCGGCATCCGTTCCCCTCGGCGCCGGACGCATGACGGTGCAGTTCCTGCCGGAGGACCCGCCGGGTGAGGATGCCGTCGAGCGGCTGCGGGTGCACGCCAGAGAGGTGCTCGCGCCCGTCGCCGACCGTCTGAACGCCTTGCCTGCGCCCGACCACCTGGTGGGATCGTCGAAGGCGATCCGGTCGCTGGCGAACCTCGCCGGCCGTGAGGTCTCCGGGCTCGGGTTCGACCGCACGGTCATGTCGCGGTCGTCGTTGAAGTCGTGGATTCCGCGGCTGGCCAGGATCCCGGCATCCGCTCGTCAGGAGCTACCCGGGATCACGCCCGACCGGACGTTCCAGATCGTCGCGGCGGCCGTGTGCCTGCACACCGCGATGAAGATGCTCGACATCGACGAGATCGAGGTCTCGCCGTGGGCGCTGCGCGAGGGCGTCCTGCTCCGCTACACCGAGTCGATGACCTGGGGCGGAGCCGGGATCTGA
- the coaA gene encoding type I pantothenate kinase, giving the protein MTTADQTTPLSPYREIGRAEWARLAAGLDQPLSETEVVELRGIGDRLDLTEVREVYLPLSRLLSLYATATKQLGAATSTFLEEEDVTTPFVVGVAGSVAVGKSTIARLLRELMSRWPGTPRVELVTTDGFLYPNAELERRGLMDRKGFPESYDRRALLEFLTEVKSGAEEVRAPFYSHMRYDIVPDATVVVRRPDVVIVEGLNVLQPPPAPNDVAVSDLFDFSLYVDADPDHIEKWYIDRFLALRQGAFANPSSYFNVFAQLTDDEARTTARGYWRDINMPNLLENVMPTRHRATLVLNKGIDHNVESVLLRKL; this is encoded by the coding sequence GTGACCACCGCCGACCAGACCACGCCGCTGTCGCCGTACCGTGAGATCGGACGCGCGGAATGGGCGCGACTGGCCGCAGGGCTCGACCAGCCCCTCAGCGAGACGGAGGTCGTCGAGCTGCGCGGCATCGGCGACCGCCTCGACCTCACCGAGGTGCGTGAGGTGTACCTGCCGCTGAGCCGGCTGCTGAGTCTGTACGCCACCGCCACCAAGCAGCTCGGCGCGGCGACGAGCACCTTCCTCGAAGAGGAGGACGTCACCACGCCGTTCGTCGTCGGCGTCGCCGGATCCGTCGCGGTCGGCAAGTCCACGATCGCTCGTCTGCTGCGCGAGCTGATGAGCCGGTGGCCGGGGACGCCCCGTGTCGAACTGGTGACAACGGACGGCTTCCTCTACCCGAACGCCGAGCTCGAGCGCCGCGGCCTCATGGACCGCAAGGGCTTCCCCGAGTCGTACGACCGGCGGGCACTGCTGGAGTTCCTCACCGAAGTGAAGTCCGGCGCGGAGGAGGTGCGCGCACCGTTCTATTCGCACATGCGGTACGACATCGTCCCCGACGCCACGGTCGTCGTTCGCCGCCCCGACGTCGTGATCGTCGAGGGGCTCAACGTGCTGCAGCCGCCGCCGGCGCCCAACGACGTCGCCGTGAGCGACCTGTTCGACTTCTCCCTGTACGTCGACGCCGACCCCGACCACATCGAGAAGTGGTACATCGACCGCTTCCTCGCCCTGCGGCAGGGCGCGTTCGCCAATCCGTCGTCCTACTTCAACGTGTTCGCGCAGCTCACCGACGACGAGGCCCGTACGACCGCACGCGGATACTGGCGCGACATCAACATGCCCAACCTCCTCGAGAACGTCATGCCGACCAGGCACAGGGCGACCCTCGTGCTCAACAAGGGCATCGACCACAACGTCGAGAGCGTGCTGCTGCGCAAGCTTTGA
- the glmS gene encoding glutamine--fructose-6-phosphate transaminase (isomerizing), producing the protein MCGIVGYVGPRPSQDILIAGLARLEYRGYDSAGIAVIDGEGHLGMRKKAGKLNALRDSLADAPLGDGTTGIGHTRWATHGGPTDVNAHPHLADGGKLAVIHNGIIENFAALREELLADGVEFLSETDTEVAAALLGREYATSGNLQDAFQRVVNRLEGAFTLLAMHQDHPGLVVGARRNSPLVIGLGEGENFLGSDVAAFVEHTRKALAIGQDQIVSITPSDVTVTDFEGNPVQAEPFEVSWDAAAAEKGGWSSFMAKEVAEQPEAVANTIRGRVRDGAVVIPELDGLDELFIGINRVIITACGTASYAALVGKYAIEQWARVATDVELAHEFRYRDPVIGDDTLVISISQSGETMDTLMAVKYARERGARTLSICNTQGATIPRESDAVVYTHAGPEVAVASTKAFSAQITALLLLGLHMGRVRSTLTDTTAVEELSTLPEKIAQVLAEENEHVSQLAGWMADTRSVLFLGRHVGYPIALEGALKLKEISYIHAEGFAAGELKHGPIALIEPGQPVFVIVPSPRHSALIHSKVVSNIQEIRARGARVIVVAEEGDAAVLPFADEVIRIPLAGAMFEPVLAVVPLQIFAMALATAKGLDVDQPRNLAKSVTVE; encoded by the coding sequence ATGTGTGGAATCGTCGGATACGTGGGCCCGCGCCCCAGCCAGGACATCCTTATCGCTGGGCTCGCCCGCCTCGAGTACCGCGGGTATGACTCCGCGGGCATCGCTGTCATCGACGGCGAAGGACACCTCGGCATGCGCAAGAAGGCCGGGAAGCTCAACGCGCTGCGCGACTCGCTCGCGGACGCGCCGCTCGGCGACGGCACGACCGGCATCGGTCACACCCGCTGGGCGACGCACGGCGGGCCGACCGACGTCAACGCGCACCCGCACCTCGCAGACGGTGGCAAGCTCGCCGTCATCCACAACGGCATCATCGAGAACTTCGCCGCCCTCCGCGAAGAGCTCCTCGCCGACGGTGTGGAGTTCCTCAGCGAGACGGACACCGAGGTCGCCGCGGCCCTGCTCGGCCGCGAGTACGCCACGAGCGGCAACCTCCAGGACGCGTTCCAGCGCGTCGTGAACCGGCTGGAGGGGGCGTTCACGCTCCTCGCCATGCATCAGGACCACCCCGGTCTCGTCGTCGGCGCGCGCCGCAACTCGCCGCTGGTGATCGGCCTCGGCGAGGGGGAGAACTTCCTCGGATCCGACGTCGCCGCCTTCGTGGAGCACACGCGCAAGGCGCTCGCGATCGGACAGGACCAGATCGTCTCGATCACCCCGTCCGACGTCACCGTCACCGACTTCGAGGGCAACCCCGTCCAGGCGGAGCCGTTCGAGGTCTCCTGGGACGCCGCCGCCGCCGAGAAGGGCGGCTGGTCGTCGTTCATGGCCAAGGAGGTCGCCGAGCAGCCGGAGGCCGTCGCGAACACCATCCGCGGCCGCGTGCGCGACGGTGCCGTCGTCATCCCCGAACTCGACGGCCTCGATGAGCTCTTCATCGGCATCAACCGTGTGATCATCACCGCCTGCGGCACGGCGTCCTACGCCGCCCTCGTCGGCAAGTACGCCATCGAGCAGTGGGCGCGCGTCGCGACGGACGTCGAGCTCGCGCACGAGTTCCGCTATCGCGACCCCGTGATCGGCGACGACACGCTCGTCATCTCGATCAGCCAGTCCGGCGAGACCATGGACACCCTCATGGCCGTCAAGTACGCCCGCGAGCGCGGAGCGCGGACGCTGTCCATCTGCAACACGCAGGGCGCCACCATCCCTCGCGAATCGGATGCCGTCGTCTACACCCACGCCGGACCGGAGGTCGCCGTGGCATCCACCAAGGCGTTCTCGGCGCAGATCACCGCGCTGTTGCTGCTCGGCCTGCACATGGGCCGCGTGCGCTCCACACTGACCGACACCACGGCCGTCGAAGAGCTCAGCACGCTCCCCGAGAAGATCGCGCAGGTGCTGGCGGAGGAGAACGAGCACGTCTCGCAGCTCGCCGGCTGGATGGCCGACACCCGCTCCGTGCTGTTCCTCGGGCGCCATGTCGGCTACCCGATCGCGCTGGAGGGTGCGCTCAAGCTCAAGGAGATCTCCTACATCCATGCCGAGGGCTTCGCCGCCGGCGAGCTCAAGCACGGTCCCATCGCGCTCATCGAGCCGGGCCAGCCCGTCTTCGTGATCGTCCCGTCGCCCCGGCACTCGGCGCTCATCCACTCCAAGGTCGTCTCGAACATCCAGGAGATCCGCGCCCGCGGCGCTCGCGTGATCGTCGTCGCCGAGGAAGGGGATGCCGCGGTCCTGCCCTTCGCGGACGAGGTCATCCGCATCCCGCTGGCGGGCGCCATGTTCGAGCCCGTCCTCGCCGTCGTCCCGCTGCAGATCTTCGCCATGGCGCTCGCCACGGCCAAGGGCCTCGACGTCGACCAGCCGCGCAACCTCGCGAAGTCCGTCACCGTGGAGTGA
- a CDS encoding holo-ACP synthase, which produces MIIGTGIDLVDIPRFENTMSRTPRLMERLFAPTERELRLPSLAARYAAKEALIKALGGSDGVHWIEIEIGSEESGKPYFRLAGSTAAAVEERGITHLHLTMSHDAGLATAFVIAERIEQDA; this is translated from the coding sequence GTGATCATCGGGACAGGTATCGACCTCGTCGACATCCCGCGGTTCGAGAACACCATGTCCCGGACGCCGCGGCTGATGGAGCGGCTGTTCGCTCCCACCGAGCGGGAGCTGCGACTGCCGTCGCTCGCCGCCCGCTACGCCGCGAAGGAAGCCCTCATCAAGGCGCTCGGCGGCTCGGACGGCGTGCACTGGATCGAGATCGAGATCGGTTCGGAGGAATCCGGCAAGCCGTACTTCCGCCTCGCCGGGTCCACAGCCGCCGCTGTCGAGGAGCGCGGCATCACGCACCTGCACCTGACGATGTCGCACGACGCCGGTCTTGCCACCGCGTTCGTGATCGCCGAACGGATCGAGCAGGACGCATGA
- the alr gene encoding alanine racemase, whose amino-acid sequence MTVPFREATIDMDAIADNTRHLRRLTGVDVIAVVKAGAYGHGAAAAAVAALSGGATRLGVADLDEASELRRQGITAPIVAWLHAPDERFESAAAEGIEVGISSFPQLEAAGSVPGGNLAVHLKLETGLSRNGIAPSDWGRVFAEAARLERIGRIRVVGIFSHLSNTSLDDDRAALARFEEGVAAAASAGLRPEIRHIAATAAAIDLPEARLDAVRIGIGLYGLSPFDDRSSADLGLRPAMTLRAAVAAVRRVPAGAGVSYGYEHRTDRETTLALVPLGYADGIPRQASGRGPVAINGRRFTVAGRVAMDQFVVDVGDAPVAVGDEAVLFGDPTLGQPAATEWADAAGTINYDIVTRIGRRVPRSNA is encoded by the coding sequence ATGACCGTGCCGTTCCGCGAGGCGACCATCGACATGGACGCGATCGCCGACAACACCCGGCACCTCCGCCGTCTCACCGGCGTCGACGTCATCGCCGTCGTGAAGGCCGGTGCCTACGGCCACGGTGCCGCGGCCGCCGCCGTCGCCGCGCTGTCCGGAGGGGCGACGCGACTCGGCGTCGCCGATCTCGACGAGGCATCCGAACTGCGCCGTCAGGGCATCACCGCGCCGATCGTCGCCTGGCTGCACGCGCCGGACGAGCGGTTCGAATCCGCTGCCGCCGAGGGGATCGAGGTCGGCATCTCCTCGTTCCCGCAGCTCGAGGCCGCCGGATCCGTGCCGGGCGGGAACCTCGCCGTGCACCTGAAACTCGAGACGGGCCTGTCGCGCAACGGCATCGCGCCGAGCGACTGGGGTCGCGTCTTCGCCGAGGCCGCCCGCCTCGAGCGCATCGGCCGCATCCGCGTGGTCGGGATCTTCAGCCACCTCTCCAACACGTCACTGGACGACGACCGCGCAGCTCTCGCCCGCTTCGAGGAGGGCGTCGCGGCCGCGGCATCCGCAGGACTCCGCCCGGAGATCCGGCACATCGCCGCCACCGCTGCGGCGATCGATCTGCCGGAGGCGCGCCTCGACGCCGTGCGGATCGGCATCGGCCTGTACGGTCTGTCTCCCTTCGACGACCGGTCCTCCGCCGACCTCGGGCTGCGCCCGGCCATGACGCTGCGTGCCGCCGTCGCCGCGGTCCGGCGCGTCCCGGCCGGCGCCGGCGTCTCGTACGGCTATGAGCACCGCACCGACCGGGAGACGACGCTCGCGCTCGTGCCACTCGGCTACGCGGACGGCATTCCCCGTCAGGCATCCGGCCGCGGTCCCGTCGCCATCAACGGGCGCCGGTTCACCGTCGCCGGACGCGTCGCGATGGACCAGTTCGTCGTCGACGTGGGAGACGCCCCGGTCGCCGTCGGCGACGAGGCGGTCCTCTTCGGAGACCCGACGCTCGGTCAGCCCGCCGCGACGGAATGGGCGGATGCCGCGGGCACCATCAACTACGACATCGTCACGCGCATCGGCCGCCGGGTTCCGCGGAGTAACGCGTGA
- the tsaE gene encoding tRNA (adenosine(37)-N6)-threonylcarbamoyltransferase complex ATPase subunit type 1 TsaE, with protein sequence MSVDPAFLGRRDIATSDEMEHLGHVIGEQLVAGDLIVLTGPLGAGKTTFTRGLAEGLGVRGPVQSPTFVIARTHPSLVGRAPLVHVDAYRLGSAVELDDLDIDFARSVVVIEWGRDMAPAIADTWWDIELERPVGGAEGIADEDLDADAPRVVTIQRIGA encoded by the coding sequence GTGAGCGTCGACCCTGCCTTCCTCGGACGCCGCGACATCGCCACGTCGGACGAGATGGAGCACCTCGGGCACGTCATCGGCGAGCAGCTGGTCGCGGGTGACCTCATCGTGCTCACCGGGCCGCTCGGCGCGGGCAAGACGACCTTCACGCGCGGACTCGCGGAAGGGCTCGGCGTGCGCGGACCCGTGCAGAGCCCGACGTTCGTGATCGCCAGGACCCACCCCTCGCTCGTCGGGAGGGCCCCGCTCGTACACGTCGACGCCTACCGGCTCGGCTCCGCGGTCGAGCTCGACGACCTCGACATCGACTTCGCCCGCTCTGTCGTCGTCATCGAATGGGGTCGCGACATGGCCCCGGCGATCGCGGACACGTGGTGGGACATCGAGCTCGAGCGACCCGTCGGCGGCGCGGAGGGCATCGCCGACGAGGACCTCGACGCCGACGCTCCCCGCGTCGTCACGATCCAGCGCATCGGCGCCTAG
- a CDS encoding IS481 family transposase, whose protein sequence is MTHANAPFTPEGRTRLARLIVDEGWPVRRAAERFQCSPATASRWARRYRAGQPMTDRSSRPLRSPSRLPQRLERRIIALRFTRRWGPHRISYHLGVPRSSVGRVIVRYRMPLLAHVDQSTGLRVRKPSANRYEAASPGELVHVDIKKLGRIPNGGGWRKLGFTVGRRNNGRRGLGYAFLHHAVDDHSRLAYSEVLDDERKETAADFWIRARSFFIEHGIEVTAVMTDNGSCYRSRAFADALGSHVKHRRTRPYRPQTNGKVERFNRTLATEWAYADTYTSEDDRVAAYPAWLHHYNHHRPHTGIGGSVPASRVHNLPGKNT, encoded by the coding sequence GTGACTCACGCTAATGCGCCCTTCACCCCTGAGGGCAGAACTCGTCTCGCCAGGTTGATCGTTGATGAGGGTTGGCCGGTGCGGCGGGCTGCTGAACGGTTCCAGTGTTCACCGGCGACAGCGTCGCGGTGGGCTCGTCGCTATCGCGCCGGGCAGCCGATGACGGACCGCAGCTCGCGGCCCCTGAGGTCCCCGTCGCGGCTGCCACAGCGGTTGGAGCGACGCATCATCGCGCTGCGGTTCACCCGCCGTTGGGGCCCTCACCGCATCAGCTATCACCTGGGTGTTCCGCGATCGAGCGTCGGTCGAGTCATCGTCCGCTACAGGATGCCGTTGCTCGCGCACGTCGATCAGAGCACCGGCCTTCGAGTGCGCAAGCCGTCCGCGAACCGTTACGAGGCCGCCTCCCCGGGCGAACTGGTCCACGTCGATATCAAGAAGCTCGGCCGCATCCCCAACGGCGGCGGCTGGCGCAAACTCGGCTTCACCGTCGGTCGCCGCAACAACGGACGGCGAGGCCTCGGTTACGCGTTCCTGCATCACGCCGTCGATGACCACTCACGGTTGGCCTACTCCGAGGTCCTCGACGACGAACGCAAAGAGACCGCTGCCGACTTCTGGATCCGAGCTCGATCGTTCTTCATCGAGCACGGAATCGAGGTCACCGCGGTCATGACCGACAACGGCTCCTGCTACCGATCCCGCGCCTTCGCGGACGCCCTCGGCAGCCACGTCAAACACCGTCGGACAAGGCCCTACCGGCCGCAGACGAACGGGAAGGTCGAGCGCTTCAACCGCACCCTCGCAACCGAATGGGCCTACGCCGACACCTATACCTCGGAAGATGATCGAGTCGCCGCCTACCCAGCCTGGCTGCATCACTACAATCACCACCGACCCCACACCGGAATCGGCGGCTCAGTGCCCGCCTCCCGCGTTCACAACCTGCCAGGGAAGAACACCTAG
- the tsaB gene encoding tRNA (adenosine(37)-N6)-threonylcarbamoyltransferase complex dimerization subunit type 1 TsaB, translating to MILAVDTSLGSAVALIGDDGRLLADASSPDPLGHAEVIGTLLERALAEAGPHEVTHVVAGMGPGPFTGLRIGIATARAFALGRGIPVVPVPSHFAAALAVIEAEAPDTPFAIVTDARRREVAISLFDGVDADGIPQLVEPTFLVPRAESDERLRGINAIEVATLDAAALGRVALRAVPAGRTLADAEPLYLRPPDVTVPGAPKRVS from the coding sequence GTGATTCTCGCCGTCGACACCTCGCTGGGTTCAGCCGTCGCCCTCATCGGTGATGACGGACGTCTCCTCGCCGACGCCTCCAGCCCCGATCCGCTCGGTCATGCCGAAGTCATCGGCACACTGCTCGAGCGCGCCTTGGCCGAGGCCGGGCCGCACGAAGTCACCCACGTCGTCGCCGGCATGGGCCCCGGTCCCTTCACCGGCCTTCGCATCGGCATCGCCACCGCACGTGCGTTCGCGCTGGGTCGCGGCATCCCCGTCGTCCCTGTTCCGAGCCACTTCGCCGCCGCGCTCGCCGTGATCGAGGCCGAGGCTCCGGACACCCCCTTCGCGATCGTCACCGATGCCCGCCGCCGCGAGGTCGCGATCAGCCTGTTCGACGGTGTGGATGCCGACGGCATCCCGCAGCTGGTCGAACCCACCTTCCTCGTTCCCCGCGCCGAATCGGACGAGCGGCTGCGCGGCATCAACGCCATCGAGGTCGCCACGCTCGACGCGGCCGCTCTCGGCCGGGTCGCCCTCCGCGCCGTGCCCGCCGGTCGCACGCTGGCGGATGCCGAGCCGCTCTACCTGCGTCCGCCGGACGTCACGGTCCCCGGTGCGCCGAAGCGGGTGAGCTGA
- the rimI gene encoding ribosomal protein S18-alanine N-acetyltransferase, with the protein MTIRRAIPADLDAIMAIENASFPTDAWSSESMAAELTTDYSHYIVDEDGGSVIGYAGLRAIRGSADADIQTIALTDARRGEGRGRAMLRTLLAEAVDRGAREVFLEVRADNPSAEGLYVSEGFEEIGRRPGYYQPDGVDAIVMKVDLRAWQARVHTDTATDAQEELR; encoded by the coding sequence ATGACCATCCGCCGTGCGATCCCGGCCGACCTCGACGCGATCATGGCGATCGAGAACGCCTCCTTCCCCACCGACGCGTGGAGCAGCGAGTCGATGGCCGCCGAGCTCACCACCGACTACAGCCACTACATCGTCGATGAGGACGGCGGGTCGGTCATCGGATACGCGGGCCTGCGCGCGATCCGCGGCAGCGCGGATGCCGACATCCAGACGATCGCCCTCACCGATGCGCGCCGGGGGGAGGGGCGCGGCCGAGCGATGCTGCGCACTCTGCTCGCCGAGGCCGTCGACCGGGGCGCACGCGAGGTCTTCCTCGAGGTGCGCGCCGACAACCCCTCCGCCGAGGGGCTGTACGTCTCCGAGGGGTTCGAGGAGATCGGCAGACGCCCCGGGTACTACCAACCGGACGGAGTGGATGCCATCGTGATGAAGGTGGATCTGCGCGCTTGGCAGGCCCGCGTCCACACGGACACCGCGACGGATGCACAGGAGGAACTGCGATGA